Proteins from one Ardenticatena maritima genomic window:
- a CDS encoding PepSY domain-containing protein has product MNRLAFFISAVLTSFILVIAGALVGAMNNNEQAAAQPTVVQDVAAADMPVQQPQPMDVTVDPNAQAAATIEQSLMPAVETIIQQREAQYRQLLDEANRQLQAAYAKQQELANIAQQAQAAQAQAEQMAQQMAEQLAAVQAAQAQAQAQTANAAMSHPATTNTQPPAPQFAVTPAQAAGIAQSVANGAALVGQPELVLFEGTPAYEVPFDRGMVYVDANTGAILYNGLATPPPTHRDDDDEHEEHDEHDEHDEHDDDHEKKEKHDDHDDDHDDDHGDDHDDD; this is encoded by the coding sequence ATGAACCGTTTAGCATTCTTTATCTCAGCCGTTTTGACCTCATTCATTCTGGTCATTGCCGGGGCGCTGGTCGGCGCGATGAACAACAATGAGCAGGCCGCCGCGCAACCGACCGTGGTGCAAGACGTTGCCGCGGCTGACATGCCGGTGCAACAGCCACAACCCATGGACGTCACCGTTGATCCGAACGCCCAGGCCGCTGCCACCATCGAGCAATCGCTCATGCCGGCGGTCGAAACCATCATCCAACAGCGTGAAGCCCAATACCGCCAACTGCTGGATGAAGCCAACCGGCAATTGCAAGCCGCCTACGCCAAGCAGCAAGAACTGGCGAACATCGCCCAGCAAGCCCAGGCGGCACAAGCCCAAGCCGAACAAATGGCGCAGCAAATGGCGGAACAATTGGCAGCCGTCCAGGCGGCACAAGCCCAGGCGCAAGCCCAAACGGCCAATGCCGCCATGAGCCACCCCGCCACCACAAACACGCAACCGCCTGCGCCGCAATTCGCCGTCACGCCCGCGCAAGCGGCCGGCATCGCTCAAAGCGTGGCCAACGGTGCGGCGCTGGTTGGTCAGCCGGAACTGGTGCTCTTTGAAGGAACGCCGGCTTACGAAGTCCCCTTCGACCGCGGAATGGTCTACGTGGACGCCAACACCGGCGCGATTCTCTACAACGGATTGGCTACACCACCACCGACACATCGTGATGACGACGATGAGCATGAAGAGCATGACGAACACGATGAACACGACGAGCATGACGATGACCACGAGAAGAAGGAAAAGCACGACGACCACGACGATGACCACGATGACGACCACGGCGATGACCACGATGATGATTGA
- a CDS encoding PepSY domain-containing protein → MAGILILIITFIVGVVTGAWLARPAPTTRAPASPRATLTPDLAATVSALEERLNTLQSSSRNTPTPQTSLATSTPIPATPPPAPGGASPSPTPIPPTPIPTATLRVVTLATPTSAPAQAQTIDANRAAEIARQYLGGGDVVETKQEQKHGTTVWEVKFRFGSEVYVDAMTGHIVYAEIAEADRTPPSPNDDAETTQPSDDDDERHEEEHDEKKGDNESNDDHDDEEKDKKKDD, encoded by the coding sequence TTGGCAGGAATACTTATTCTCATCATCACCTTTATCGTGGGCGTCGTAACCGGCGCCTGGCTGGCGCGCCCTGCGCCGACAACGCGAGCACCCGCCTCCCCGCGCGCCACACTCACCCCCGACCTGGCTGCGACGGTCAGCGCTCTGGAGGAGCGGTTAAACACACTGCAATCATCGTCGCGCAATACACCGACACCCCAAACGAGCCTCGCCACATCCACACCCATACCGGCAACTCCACCGCCTGCACCTGGTGGCGCGTCTCCATCACCCACACCCATCCCACCCACGCCTATCCCAACCGCCACCTTGCGCGTGGTCACACTTGCCACACCAACGTCTGCGCCTGCTCAAGCGCAAACCATTGACGCCAATCGCGCCGCTGAGATTGCCCGCCAATATCTGGGTGGCGGCGACGTGGTCGAAACCAAGCAAGAGCAAAAACACGGCACGACTGTCTGGGAAGTGAAATTCCGCTTTGGGAGCGAAGTGTACGTGGACGCCATGACGGGGCATATCGTCTATGCTGAAATTGCCGAGGCCGACCGGACACCCCCCTCACCCAACGACGACGCCGAAACCACCCAACCATCCGACGATGACGATGAACGCCACGAAGAAGAGCATGATGAGA
- a CDS encoding heme-binding domain-containing protein produces MLARLQRLAHYWKQIALALVGLFVLIQLVPYGRNHNNPPVVQEPAWDSPQTRELARRACFDCHSNESVWPWYSNVAPASWLIQHDVEEGRRKLNFSEWNRRQEELDEITKVIQKGEMPPIYYVLLHPEANLSQQEKEALIAGLRTTIRQSAPGR; encoded by the coding sequence ATGCTTGCACGCTTGCAACGCCTCGCACACTACTGGAAACAGATTGCCCTGGCGCTGGTCGGGCTCTTCGTCCTCATTCAGTTGGTGCCCTACGGGCGCAATCACAACAACCCACCCGTGGTACAAGAACCTGCGTGGGATAGCCCGCAAACCCGTGAATTGGCGCGCCGCGCCTGTTTCGATTGCCACAGCAACGAAAGCGTGTGGCCCTGGTACAGCAATGTGGCGCCCGCCTCATGGCTCATTCAACACGACGTTGAAGAAGGGCGCCGCAAACTCAACTTCTCTGAATGGAATCGTCGGCAGGAGGAACTGGACGAAATCACCAAAGTAATTCAAAAAGGGGAAATGCCGCCCATCTACTACGTCTTGCTCCATCCCGAAGCCAATCTCTCTCAGCAAGAAAAAGAGGCGCTGATTGCCGGCTTGCGCACAACTATTCGACAAAGTGCTCCGGGACGATAA